The Aeromicrobium yanjiei genome includes a region encoding these proteins:
- a CDS encoding phosphatase PAP2 family protein — translation MPWPSWEQAGVACLVSVIAWLVLRWLPPSRVGDAILPAFREFALISGLYGIWRLARMLPITHESGALDRAREIDHLQRLLHLPTEISMQHFVVNHDWLARFVNAYYAIVHVPALIAFLVWAFVRHRDLYPHWRNGLVAVTAGCLLIRFIRVAPPRFVDELGFVDLSSRFGLGVYGDVGTGVSDQFAAMPSIHVGWAAVVALGTFAMASGWWRWLVLLHLPVTVFVVAATGHHWWLDGIVAVALMAAGLVIDSRVRGRRAARRTSEVTVEV, via the coding sequence GTGCCGTGGCCGTCGTGGGAGCAAGCGGGTGTTGCCTGCCTGGTCAGCGTCATTGCTTGGCTCGTGCTGAGGTGGCTGCCGCCCAGCCGGGTGGGCGATGCGATCCTGCCCGCATTCCGCGAGTTCGCGCTGATCAGCGGTCTCTACGGGATCTGGCGGCTGGCGCGGATGCTGCCGATCACCCACGAGAGCGGGGCCCTCGACCGGGCCCGCGAGATCGACCACCTGCAGCGCCTGCTGCACCTGCCGACCGAGATCTCGATGCAGCACTTCGTGGTCAACCACGACTGGCTCGCCCGGTTCGTCAACGCCTACTACGCGATCGTCCACGTGCCGGCCCTGATCGCGTTCCTCGTCTGGGCGTTCGTGCGACACCGCGACCTGTACCCGCACTGGCGCAACGGACTGGTGGCGGTCACCGCGGGCTGTCTCCTCATCCGGTTCATCCGCGTGGCGCCGCCGCGGTTCGTCGATGAGCTGGGTTTCGTCGACCTCTCCAGCCGGTTCGGCCTGGGCGTCTACGGTGACGTCGGGACCGGCGTCTCCGACCAGTTCGCCGCGATGCCGTCGATCCACGTCGGCTGGGCCGCGGTCGTGGCGCTCGGCACGTTCGCGATGGCGAGCGGCTGGTGGCGGTGGCTGGTCCTCCTGCACCTGCCCGTCACGGTGTTCGTCGTGGCGGCCACGGGGCACCACTGGTGGCTCGACGGCATCGTGGCGGTGGCGTTGATGGCTGCCGGCCTGGTGATCGACTCCCGGGTGCGTGGACGACGCGCGGCCAGGCGTACGTCCGAGGTCACCGTCGAGGTCTGA
- a CDS encoding glycoside hydrolase family 16 protein: MRTRHVSSIGRARRLRTGALAVAVVAGAGLLVGPAGPGQATEEAISAVRVSIADESAAWKPSSNARVKNLRPHSPAAALQLKARRATGVRSVWMRSPVSTGAAMTASSTVRATARLQTSQPGRRLTFRVQEIVAGRVVASRSTTLKPGSRSWRHVGVTLRTTRSGSHLRLVTEAKRLRGGQHVRATDIRVAVTRPHVGGPACEDIDYSQPDQGVETFREDFDGSSIDRSRWRVRDNTFLNQDKAWITKDAVSVQDGHLDIRGRRLPDGEHKQNKNALYPANVERDYSTGYVDTMDGAGYGNAAADRFGQKYGHFEIRAWVPSEPTMSRGIWPAFWLRADHKAGEIDPMESYGGPTIRSFDPSSSYEWNSWADTAEGSMTGITKRQTHGRADVGADKIWQGWHTYGVNWSPRCLRYLYDGRTVGIVDFDAPGTASYFRESSFDDTFHIRLNMQVGSSYWGWPDAEHTRDDFSYKVDWVRVHQGKDLLADR; encoded by the coding sequence ATGAGGACCCGGCACGTCTCGTCGATCGGCCGCGCCCGTCGTCTGCGCACGGGCGCCCTGGCGGTTGCTGTCGTCGCCGGCGCCGGTCTGCTCGTGGGACCCGCCGGACCGGGCCAGGCCACCGAGGAGGCCATCAGCGCGGTGCGGGTGTCGATCGCCGACGAGAGCGCCGCCTGGAAGCCGTCGTCGAACGCCCGGGTGAAGAATCTGCGTCCCCACAGCCCCGCGGCCGCCCTGCAGCTCAAGGCGAGACGGGCCACCGGGGTGCGAAGCGTCTGGATGAGGTCGCCGGTCTCGACGGGGGCCGCGATGACCGCCTCCTCGACGGTCAGGGCCACGGCCCGCCTGCAGACGTCACAGCCCGGTCGACGGCTCACGTTCCGCGTCCAGGAGATCGTGGCCGGACGCGTCGTGGCCAGTCGCTCGACGACCCTGAAGCCCGGGTCCCGGTCCTGGCGCCATGTCGGGGTCACCCTGCGCACGACCCGGTCGGGCAGTCACCTGCGGCTCGTCACCGAGGCGAAGCGGCTGCGCGGGGGCCAGCACGTCCGCGCGACCGACATCCGTGTGGCCGTCACGCGCCCTCACGTCGGCGGCCCCGCGTGCGAGGACATCGACTACTCCCAGCCCGATCAGGGCGTCGAGACGTTCCGGGAGGACTTCGACGGCTCGTCGATCGACCGTTCGCGGTGGCGCGTGCGCGACAACACGTTCCTCAACCAGGACAAGGCGTGGATCACCAAGGACGCCGTCTCGGTGCAGGACGGCCATCTCGACATCCGCGGCCGCCGGCTCCCGGACGGCGAGCACAAGCAGAACAAGAATGCCCTCTACCCCGCCAACGTGGAGCGTGACTACTCCACGGGGTACGTCGACACGATGGACGGCGCCGGCTACGGCAACGCCGCCGCGGACCGCTTCGGCCAGAAGTACGGGCACTTCGAGATCCGGGCCTGGGTGCCGAGCGAGCCGACGATGTCACGCGGCATCTGGCCTGCGTTCTGGCTGCGTGCAGATCACAAGGCCGGCGAGATCGACCCCATGGAGTCCTACGGCGGACCGACGATCCGGTCGTTCGACCCGTCGAGCTCGTACGAGTGGAACAGCTGGGCCGACACGGCCGAGGGCTCGATGACCGGCATCACGAAGCGACAGACGCACGGCCGTGCCGACGTCGGCGCGGACAAGATCTGGCAGGGCTGGCACACGTACGGCGTGAACTGGTCGCCGCGCTGCCTGCGCTACCTCTACGACGGGCGGACCGTCGGCATCGTCGACTTCGACGCCCCGGGCACCGCGTCGTACTTCCGTGAGAGCAGCTTCGACGACACGTTCCACATCCGTCTCAACATGCAGGTGGGGTCGAGCTACTGGGGCTGGCCCGACGCCGAGCACACCCGCGACGACTTCAGCTACAAGGTCGACTGGGTGCGGGTCCATCAGGGCAAGGACCTGCTCGCCGACCGCTGA